In Aristaeella hokkaidonensis, the following are encoded in one genomic region:
- a CDS encoding NAD(P)/FAD-dependent oxidoreductase, translated as MQKGFQGGDAVERYDIAIIGTGPAGVSAALTAKNRNKSILLLGSRQMSEKVAKAHEIRNYPGLPFVKGEDLATAFRNQLEQMEIPVTEQRIGAVYAMGDYFALQAGEEMLEARTVILATGVVMAKTLPGEEQYLGRGVSYCATCDAPLYRSRTAVVIGYSPREEAEAAFLAGVCSRVTYFPMYKDETDLPESVEVIRETPEEILKRETGLAVKTAAGEYATDGVFVLREAVAPSQLVPGLETDGTHVKVNRRMETNLPGLFACGDLTGTPYQYVKAAGEGNVAAISAAAYIDKKAKE; from the coding sequence ATGCAAAAAGGATTTCAAGGAGGGGATGCGGTGGAACGCTATGATATCGCCATAATCGGTACCGGACCTGCAGGGGTTTCGGCGGCGCTGACGGCGAAGAACCGGAACAAAAGCATCCTGCTGCTGGGCAGCCGGCAGATGAGTGAAAAGGTAGCCAAGGCTCACGAAATCCGGAATTATCCGGGACTGCCTTTTGTAAAAGGAGAAGACCTGGCAACCGCTTTCCGCAATCAGCTGGAGCAGATGGAAATCCCAGTGACGGAGCAGAGAATCGGCGCCGTTTATGCGATGGGTGATTACTTCGCACTGCAGGCGGGGGAGGAAATGCTGGAGGCCAGGACGGTGATCCTTGCCACGGGCGTGGTGATGGCTAAAACCCTGCCGGGAGAAGAACAATACCTGGGCCGGGGCGTGAGCTACTGTGCAACCTGTGACGCACCGCTGTACCGTAGCCGAACCGCTGTGGTGATCGGCTACAGCCCCCGGGAAGAAGCGGAAGCCGCTTTCCTGGCAGGCGTATGCAGCAGGGTGACATATTTCCCGATGTATAAGGATGAGACAGACCTTCCGGAAAGCGTGGAGGTCATCCGCGAAACACCGGAGGAAATCCTGAAGCGGGAGACCGGCCTTGCGGTAAAGACAGCAGCCGGAGAGTACGCTACCGACGGGGTATTCGTGCTGCGGGAAGCAGTGGCGCCGTCCCAGCTGGTGCCAGGGCTGGAAACAGACGGAACGCATGTGAAAGTGAACCGCCGGATGGAAACCAATCTCCCGGGACTGTTTGCCTGCGGAGACCTGACCGGAACACCTTACCAGTATGTGAAGGCGGCGGGAGAAGGAAATGTTGCCGCCATCAGCGCGGCAGCCTATATCGATAAGAAAGCAAAAGAATAA
- a CDS encoding HAD family hydrolase, translated as MKVKDTLLLFDLDGTLWDSAAPVAEAWNEVFQRECPGLPLLTNDDIHSVMGLTMKEIGQTLYADLEIPRRDEIFDICCVYEVEYLHSHCGTLYPDFRATMEALKAEGYQLAVVSNCQRGYIDAFLASSGAGDLFLDYEEWERTGLTKGENIRLVMERNGYKKGVYIGDTKKDQEASLQAGIPFIHAAYGFGKAENPDGVINALTELPAALKKLLK; from the coding sequence ATGAAGGTGAAGGATACCCTGCTCTTATTTGATCTGGATGGTACTCTCTGGGATTCCGCCGCGCCCGTTGCTGAAGCCTGGAATGAAGTTTTCCAGCGGGAATGCCCCGGCCTGCCCCTGCTCACAAACGACGATATTCACAGCGTTATGGGGCTGACCATGAAGGAAATCGGCCAGACGCTTTACGCAGACCTGGAGATTCCCCGCCGGGATGAGATCTTTGATATCTGCTGCGTCTATGAAGTGGAGTATCTCCATTCCCATTGCGGCACCCTCTATCCGGATTTCCGTGCGACCATGGAAGCCCTGAAAGCGGAAGGCTATCAGCTGGCTGTGGTCAGCAATTGTCAGCGGGGCTATATCGACGCTTTCCTCGCCTCTTCCGGTGCCGGCGATCTCTTCCTCGATTATGAGGAATGGGAGCGCACCGGCCTGACCAAAGGCGAGAACATCCGTCTCGTCATGGAACGCAACGGTTACAAAAAAGGCGTCTATATCGGAGACACGAAAAAAGACCAGGAGGCTTCCCTCCAGGCCGGTATTCCCTTCATCCACGCCGCCTATGGCTTCGGCAAAGCCGAAAACCCCGACGGCGTCATCAACGCCTTAACCGAACTCCCCGCGGCTCTCAAAAAACTGCTTAAGTAA
- a CDS encoding DUF4037 domain-containing protein produces MTGLELARAYWETYGVPMIREQFPEYEEIAAAALTGSGSECYGFDDDISRDHDFEPGFCLFIPGEEIVDRRTAFLMERAYAKLPAEFEGYRRQKLQPVGGQRHGVFRIDEYFTEKIGCPAEQLTTEQWLRLPEYALAEAVNGEVFRDPAGLLTDCRTLLKNMPEDIRRKRLAGRLLLMAQSGQYNYQRCLKHGETGAAQLAVGEFVKNTLSAVFLLNRAYMPYYKWSFRALKALPGGEDLGRSLEWLLTTDNGETIAEDKYFCMEGIASQVIDLLQEQGLTEATCGDLEKHAYSVNDGIKDGEVRNLHILYCVE; encoded by the coding sequence ATGACAGGTCTTGAACTGGCACGGGCCTACTGGGAAACGTACGGGGTGCCGATGATCCGGGAACAGTTTCCCGAATATGAGGAAATTGCTGCCGCGGCACTGACCGGAAGCGGTTCAGAATGCTACGGGTTTGACGACGACATTTCCCGGGATCATGACTTTGAACCAGGTTTCTGCCTGTTTATCCCCGGAGAGGAAATTGTGGACCGGCGGACGGCATTCCTGATGGAACGGGCATATGCGAAGCTGCCCGCCGAATTCGAAGGATACCGGCGGCAAAAGCTGCAGCCGGTGGGCGGACAGCGGCATGGCGTTTTTCGGATTGATGAATATTTTACGGAGAAGATCGGGTGCCCGGCGGAGCAGCTGACAACGGAACAGTGGCTGCGGCTGCCGGAATACGCGCTGGCGGAGGCTGTGAACGGCGAAGTGTTCCGGGATCCGGCCGGGCTGCTGACGGACTGCCGGACCCTCCTGAAGAATATGCCGGAGGACATCCGCCGGAAGCGGCTGGCCGGCCGGCTGCTGCTGATGGCTCAGAGCGGACAGTACAATTATCAGCGGTGCCTGAAGCACGGAGAAACCGGTGCGGCACAGCTGGCAGTGGGTGAATTTGTGAAAAACACCCTGTCCGCAGTATTCCTGCTGAACAGGGCGTATATGCCGTATTACAAGTGGAGCTTCCGGGCACTGAAGGCACTGCCGGGAGGCGAGGACCTGGGCAGGAGCCTGGAATGGCTGCTGACCACCGATAACGGGGAAACCATCGCGGAGGACAAATACTTCTGCATGGAGGGGATCGCTTCCCAGGTGATTGATCTTCTGCAGGAACAAGGACTGACGGAAGCAACCTGCGGAGATCTGGAGAAGCATGCGTATTCGGTGAATGACGGAATTAAGGATGGGGAAGTGAGGAATTTGCATATACTCTATTGTGTAGAGTAA
- a CDS encoding tetratricopeptide repeat protein: MNLNREDYVDPRCVLCGKPGEEESVQPVPVGRIMDKLREYEDRNDWPAVERHLKYWLAEAEANRDERGQLMLHNELMGYYRKQGKQEPALRNAEQAAALVEKLGMQDTVTAGTTWVNAGTVREAFGDPAGGLAYFERARANYEKNLPLNDGRLGGLYNNMALSLAVCGQYDEAMEMFRKAICVMKTQEHGELEQAITWLNMADAAEAAMGAENADATVEEYLETAEELLNTKSLPRNGYYAFVCEKCAPVFGHYGWFATEAELRKRAEEINDRS, encoded by the coding sequence ATGAATCTGAATAGAGAAGATTATGTGGATCCGAGATGCGTGCTGTGCGGAAAACCGGGCGAAGAGGAAAGTGTGCAGCCGGTGCCTGTGGGACGGATCATGGATAAGCTCCGGGAGTATGAGGACCGGAATGACTGGCCTGCCGTGGAACGGCACCTGAAGTACTGGCTGGCAGAGGCAGAAGCCAACCGGGACGAGCGTGGCCAGCTGATGCTGCATAACGAGCTGATGGGCTATTACCGGAAACAGGGAAAACAGGAACCTGCCCTCCGGAATGCTGAGCAGGCAGCTGCACTGGTGGAAAAGCTGGGCATGCAGGATACGGTAACGGCCGGGACGACCTGGGTGAACGCGGGTACGGTGCGGGAAGCCTTCGGGGATCCCGCCGGCGGACTGGCATACTTTGAACGGGCCCGGGCCAACTATGAAAAGAACCTGCCGCTGAACGACGGAAGGCTTGGCGGTTTGTATAACAACATGGCACTTTCCCTGGCGGTCTGCGGACAGTATGACGAAGCCATGGAAATGTTCCGCAAGGCCATCTGTGTAATGAAAACCCAGGAACACGGAGAACTGGAACAGGCGATTACCTGGCTCAACATGGCGGATGCGGCGGAAGCAGCGATGGGAGCTGAAAACGCGGATGCGACCGTGGAAGAATACCTGGAAACGGCGGAGGAACTGCTGAACACGAAGAGCCTGCCGCGGAACGGATACTATGCCTTTGTATGTGAAAAGTGTGCGCCGGTATTCGGCCACTACGGCTGGTTCGCTACGGAAGCGGAACTGAGAAAGAGAGCGGAAGAGATCAATGACAGGTCTTGA
- a CDS encoding low molecular weight protein-tyrosine-phosphatase: protein MIKVLFICHGNICRSAAAEMVMKQMAREQGRKDLQIASAAATREEIGNDIYPPMKKALAAAGYQCERHAARQTTRAEYSQWDYIVGMDDENMWDMRHIYGGDPEGKLSMLLDWAGKPGQEIDDPWYTRDFNGVLKQIEEGVRGMMRSIRSN, encoded by the coding sequence ATGATCAAAGTGCTTTTTATCTGCCACGGGAACATTTGTCGAAGTGCTGCGGCGGAAATGGTGATGAAGCAAATGGCGCGGGAGCAGGGGAGGAAAGACCTGCAGATTGCTTCCGCGGCGGCAACGCGGGAAGAGATTGGAAACGACATCTATCCGCCGATGAAAAAAGCCCTGGCTGCGGCCGGATACCAGTGTGAACGGCATGCGGCCAGGCAGACCACACGGGCAGAATATTCACAGTGGGATTATATCGTCGGAATGGACGATGAGAACATGTGGGATATGAGGCATATCTACGGCGGGGACCCGGAAGGGAAACTGTCCATGCTGCTGGACTGGGCGGGAAAGCCCGGACAGGAGATTGACGATCCCTGGTATACCCGGGACTTTAACGGCGTGCTGAAGCAGATAGAAGAAGGAGTCAGGGGAATGATGCGGAGCATCAGATCAAATTAA
- a CDS encoding aminopeptidase P family protein — MSFAEHRERLYQSLAENTLVVSYAGIPIHTNEDDYFDFVVNSQYFYLTGLERENTAFLAYKTAEKTREFLFIEEPDPLSERWTGKMPTVEEARAISGIEDVRYTDSLEGAISSFMGRFHVEQAYFDLYRCQMNDLPDYNLVMAERFRQAYPHVILKDLHTACVPLREQKDAQEVESIRKAVDITRQGLEYVMKNLKPGMMEYQVQADFEYTCRRLGVKRQAFPTIAGSGINGCMMHYETNHCEVKDGSLVLLDLGVKYENYCSDITRTYPANGKFSPRQREIYELVLKANEAVAAAAKPGMTIKDLNDVASRTLGEGLIALGMIQEVSEVNKYYMHSVSHPIGIDVHDISLAGDVLAPGWIISNEPGLYIDEEAIGIRIEDDLLITEDGCEVLSKDIIKDPDEIEAFMA, encoded by the coding sequence ATGTCATTTGCAGAACACAGGGAAAGACTTTATCAATCTTTGGCGGAAAACACATTGGTAGTTTCCTATGCCGGTATCCCCATTCATACCAATGAGGATGATTATTTTGATTTCGTGGTCAACAGCCAGTATTTCTACTTAACAGGACTGGAACGGGAAAATACAGCGTTCCTGGCATATAAGACGGCGGAAAAGACACGGGAGTTTCTGTTCATTGAAGAGCCGGATCCGCTTTCTGAACGGTGGACCGGAAAAATGCCTACTGTGGAGGAAGCCCGGGCAATCTCCGGGATTGAGGACGTACGCTATACGGACAGCCTGGAAGGTGCGATCAGCAGCTTTATGGGGCGGTTCCATGTGGAACAGGCGTACTTCGACCTGTACCGCTGCCAGATGAACGATCTGCCGGATTACAATCTGGTAATGGCAGAACGGTTCAGGCAGGCCTATCCGCATGTGATCCTGAAGGATTTGCATACGGCTTGCGTGCCGCTCAGGGAACAGAAGGATGCGCAGGAGGTGGAAAGCATCCGCAAAGCGGTGGACATTACCCGCCAGGGACTGGAATATGTGATGAAAAACCTGAAACCGGGTATGATGGAATATCAGGTACAGGCGGACTTTGAGTATACATGCAGACGGCTGGGCGTGAAGCGCCAGGCATTCCCCACGATCGCCGGTTCAGGCATTAACGGATGCATGATGCACTACGAGACAAACCACTGTGAAGTGAAGGATGGCTCACTGGTCCTGCTAGACCTGGGCGTAAAATATGAAAACTACTGCAGCGATATTACGAGGACCTATCCGGCTAACGGAAAGTTCAGCCCGAGACAGCGCGAGATCTATGAGCTGGTCCTTAAAGCGAATGAGGCGGTTGCTGCGGCCGCGAAGCCTGGTATGACCATAAAAGACCTGAACGATGTCGCAAGTCGGACCCTCGGGGAAGGTCTGATTGCCCTGGGGATGATCCAGGAGGTCTCAGAGGTAAACAAGTATTACATGCACAGCGTGAGCCACCCTATCGGGATTGATGTGCACGACATCTCCCTGGCCGGGGATGTGCTTGCGCCCGGCTGGATTATCAGCAATGAGCCGGGATTATACATCGATGAAGAAGCAATCGGTATCCGTATCGAGGATGATCTCCTGATTACTGAGGACGGGTGCGAAGTCCTTTCGAAGGATATCATTAAAGATCCTGATGAGATCGAAGCATTTATGGCATAA
- a CDS encoding YdcF family protein → MIVIIMAFLLSILIVPFFLIYNGFVMMRKEGRHLSQLLSLGLGIAILAGEAILAAGVLYYAYVGNKTPFLIQRTIWPVLGAVFCMTVIYGSVSFLIFMIYTLFLQIIPRKKDFDYVIIHGSGLLEGDRVPKLLQDRLDKAIEVYRQDPTPPKLIPSGGQGSDESIPEAEAMKRYLLSKGIPEEDILPEERSTTTLENLRYSQEIINSFPGRKYTALVSSNYHVYRALRYCREIRLKCTGIGSHVTFYYWPNAMIREYIAIHAEKKHLILFVLGWLCCLALLLAMIYI, encoded by the coding sequence ATGATTGTGATCATAATGGCTTTCCTGCTGAGTATTCTGATTGTTCCTTTTTTCCTGATTTATAACGGATTTGTGATGATGCGGAAAGAAGGTAGGCATCTTTCCCAGCTGCTTTCCTTGGGCCTCGGAATTGCTATCCTGGCGGGTGAAGCCATCCTGGCGGCAGGCGTACTATACTATGCCTACGTCGGAAACAAAACGCCTTTTCTGATTCAACGCACTATATGGCCGGTGCTGGGTGCTGTTTTCTGCATGACCGTCATTTACGGATCAGTATCTTTCCTGATTTTCATGATTTATACGCTGTTCCTTCAGATCATCCCCCGGAAAAAAGACTTCGATTATGTGATTATCCACGGTTCAGGCCTGCTGGAAGGGGACAGGGTTCCGAAACTGCTGCAGGATCGCCTGGATAAGGCGATTGAGGTATACAGGCAGGATCCGACACCGCCCAAACTGATTCCTTCCGGCGGACAGGGCTCTGATGAAAGCATTCCGGAAGCGGAAGCAATGAAACGGTATCTGCTTTCGAAAGGCATCCCGGAGGAGGACATTCTTCCGGAAGAGCGGTCCACAACAACTCTTGAAAACCTGCGCTATTCCCAGGAAATCATCAACAGTTTTCCCGGAAGAAAGTATACGGCACTCGTCTCCAGCAATTACCATGTGTACAGGGCTCTCCGGTACTGCCGTGAGATCCGCCTGAAGTGTACCGGCATCGGCAGTCATGTGACTTTCTACTATTGGCCGAACGCCATGATTCGGGAATACATTGCGATCCACGCCGAAAAGAAGCATCTGATCCTGTTTGTCCTGGGATGGCTCTGCTGTTTGGCCTTACTGCTGGCGATGATTTACATATGA
- a CDS encoding inositol monophosphatase family protein, with the protein MKNRLIQIAQEAGAFFRRDALTDVVSKEGHANYVTNIDCKVQEFLEKELLQLLPGSEFIGEEKENQALTDVPTWIVDPLDGTTNMIHDYRMSAVSIALCRNKKPVIGVIWQPFTQELFYAEEGAGAFLNDRPIHVSDTPFRNALVAFGTAPYYEELEDIGMKLASEYLHQCADIRRSGSAALDLAYLAYGRHDIFFELRLKPWDYAAGSLIVQEAGGQVQMPLAGGEMDYDLSTAILSANPLCMPMALEVFRKTVPHLGQK; encoded by the coding sequence GTGAAGAACAGGCTGATACAGATCGCACAGGAAGCAGGTGCCTTTTTCCGGCGGGATGCGCTGACAGACGTGGTCAGCAAGGAAGGCCACGCGAATTATGTGACAAACATCGACTGCAAGGTTCAGGAGTTTCTGGAGAAAGAGCTTCTGCAGCTGCTGCCCGGTTCTGAGTTTATCGGGGAGGAGAAAGAAAACCAGGCCCTGACGGACGTGCCGACATGGATTGTGGATCCGCTGGACGGCACGACCAATATGATCCATGATTACCGCATGTCAGCAGTATCCATTGCGTTGTGCCGGAACAAAAAGCCGGTGATCGGCGTGATCTGGCAGCCCTTTACGCAGGAACTGTTCTATGCTGAAGAAGGAGCGGGGGCATTCCTCAATGACCGCCCGATCCATGTGTCTGATACGCCTTTCCGGAATGCGTTGGTTGCTTTCGGAACGGCGCCTTATTATGAGGAACTGGAAGATATCGGCATGAAGCTGGCAAGTGAATATCTCCATCAATGCGCGGATATCCGCAGGAGCGGCTCAGCGGCGCTGGACCTGGCATACCTGGCCTACGGAAGGCATGATATATTCTTCGAACTGAGGCTGAAACCGTGGGATTATGCCGCAGGCAGCCTGATCGTACAGGAGGCGGGCGGACAGGTACAGATGCCGCTGGCAGGCGGAGAAATGGATTACGACCTTTCCACGGCTATCCTTTCAGCCAATCCCCTGTGCATGCCGATGGCTTTGGAAGTATTCCGCAAAACCGTACCGCACCTGGGACAGAAGTAA
- a CDS encoding FAD-binding protein produces MEKNISRRSFLKGAAIGAAGLTVASAGLNLRDAKADEEIAWDAEYDVVVLGYGGAGANAAVAAFEQGAKVLLAEKAPEGAEGGNTAVSGQFVMATDDADGLYEYLTTLMGKFQNWDPDAVRAYCEGCVENYAWMTGPMGGDAAIISPTDHPSAGMEATNKDWKYADGSEGNLTDPYKLGRTDYWYYNWAEFPEIPASKHCLCLTATGSRFDRGYYNLCQEAVKARPIDVWFSAPGKKLITDAEGAVIGVIINKDGTDVKIKVNGGVVLACGGFEHNQEMVSSYLQMPYVHQQGGLYNDGDGIKMALGAGADLWHMSNSAGFTWTHKRPHLDAVSLFSGPNATSGIYVGLGGDRFMDESGATRHGRIYIGGRWISTPMPLPAYLVQDSDQLANGKKLVSAFSDGYVDELATGEVLMGETLEDLAEAIRQSEGGKDAPDFSTERFVAAVNAYNKRYDAGEDADYGRPFSTMVPVKKGPFYATKIGPTYFNTQGGPRKNKFGQVINTDGLPIEGLFEAGEMGSIFCDMYNGSGNLGETMVFGRISGTNAAKRAKGEFKSEETPVTTFVGEIYAPGTTRPASAIAAASADVTGTFADGEYEGEGNGINGKIKVKVIIKDGKIDNVEILEHAETEGLGGVALPQYAAQTVEKQSLDIDVVSGVTVSMNGYKEAVNDALSKAVK; encoded by the coding sequence ATGGAAAAAAACATTTCCCGCCGTTCATTCCTGAAGGGCGCTGCCATTGGTGCCGCAGGGCTGACTGTTGCCAGTGCCGGACTGAACCTGCGTGACGCAAAGGCTGATGAAGAAATCGCGTGGGACGCGGAGTATGACGTAGTTGTGCTGGGTTACGGCGGAGCCGGTGCCAACGCTGCTGTTGCTGCTTTTGAGCAGGGCGCGAAGGTGCTGCTGGCTGAAAAAGCCCCCGAAGGCGCTGAAGGCGGAAACACCGCAGTTTCCGGTCAGTTCGTTATGGCTACCGATGATGCTGACGGACTGTATGAGTACCTGACCACCCTGATGGGCAAGTTCCAGAACTGGGATCCCGACGCTGTCCGCGCTTACTGCGAAGGCTGCGTTGAGAACTATGCCTGGATGACCGGCCCCATGGGCGGCGATGCTGCGATCATTTCTCCTACCGATCATCCCTCTGCCGGCATGGAAGCCACCAACAAGGACTGGAAATATGCTGACGGCAGCGAAGGCAACCTGACCGACCCCTACAAGCTGGGCCGTACCGATTACTGGTATTACAACTGGGCTGAGTTCCCGGAAATCCCCGCCAGCAAGCACTGCCTGTGCCTGACTGCTACCGGTTCCCGCTTCGACCGCGGCTACTACAACCTGTGCCAGGAAGCTGTGAAAGCCCGTCCCATCGACGTGTGGTTCTCCGCTCCCGGTAAGAAGCTGATTACCGACGCTGAAGGCGCTGTGATCGGTGTGATCATCAACAAGGACGGCACTGACGTGAAGATCAAGGTCAACGGCGGTGTGGTTCTGGCCTGCGGCGGTTTCGAACACAACCAGGAAATGGTTTCCAGCTATCTGCAGATGCCCTATGTCCATCAGCAGGGTGGTCTGTACAACGACGGCGACGGCATCAAGATGGCGCTGGGAGCTGGTGCCGACCTGTGGCATATGTCTAACTCCGCCGGCTTCACCTGGACCCACAAGCGGCCCCACCTGGACGCTGTGAGCCTGTTCAGCGGCCCCAATGCCACCAGCGGTATCTACGTTGGCCTGGGCGGCGACCGCTTCATGGATGAATCCGGTGCTACCCGCCATGGCCGTATCTACATCGGCGGCCGCTGGATCTCCACTCCCATGCCCCTGCCGGCCTACCTGGTGCAGGATTCCGACCAGCTGGCCAATGGCAAGAAGCTGGTAAGCGCTTTCTCTGACGGATATGTTGACGAGCTGGCCACCGGCGAAGTCCTGATGGGCGAAACGCTGGAAGACCTGGCCGAAGCGATCCGGCAGTCCGAGGGCGGCAAGGATGCTCCCGACTTCAGCACCGAGCGTTTCGTGGCTGCGGTCAATGCCTACAACAAGCGTTATGATGCCGGTGAGGATGCCGACTACGGCCGTCCCTTCAGCACCATGGTGCCCGTCAAGAAGGGCCCCTTCTACGCCACCAAGATCGGCCCGACCTACTTCAACACCCAGGGCGGTCCCCGCAAGAACAAGTTCGGCCAGGTCATCAACACTGACGGACTGCCGATCGAAGGTCTGTTCGAAGCCGGTGAAATGGGCTCCATCTTCTGCGACATGTACAACGGCTCCGGCAACCTGGGCGAGACCATGGTCTTCGGCCGCATTTCCGGTACCAACGCCGCCAAGCGCGCCAAGGGCGAATTCAAGAGCGAAGAAACCCCTGTGACCACCTTCGTTGGTGAGATCTACGCGCCCGGCACTACCAGACCCGCCAGTGCTATCGCTGCGGCGTCCGCCGACGTTACCGGTACTTTCGCTGACGGTGAATACGAAGGCGAAGGCAACGGCATCAACGGCAAGATCAAGGTTAAGGTCATCATCAAGGATGGAAAGATTGACAATGTTGAAATCCTTGAGCATGCTGAGACCGAAGGTCTCGGCGGTGTTGCGCTCCCGCAGTATGCTGCCCAGACTGTTGAAAAGCAGAGCCTGGACATCGACGTGGTTTCCGGCGTGACCGTTTCCATGAACGGCTACAAGGAAGCTGTCAACGACGCCCTGTCCAAGGCCGTAAAGTGA
- a CDS encoding LysR family transcriptional regulator — protein MNTKNLDTFITLTKYNSINAAADALFISSPALQQQINRLESEIGFKLFERGAAGIRLTPAGETFLDGVIKLRSDTESLLARCRETDSLNKSLRVGAILGLQPDLFPRVSGPFYQKYPHIVQKPVMESEEQLFSDLDRGALDVIEYFDCPRAHAAGRNFEPLFWEGRDCMMSPNHPLASHDILTLDDLAGQHIIVYRFDRLPGLREYVEKSYPDIRISEDPRVMDLYTVVRSFEDGHIGLVPPHVGSQFHPLRTIPLKMDMSWPIGLVYREPRSAVVSQFIEVAKQVFSQYTK, from the coding sequence ATGAACACAAAGAACCTGGACACCTTTATTACCCTCACAAAGTACAACAGCATCAACGCAGCCGCAGACGCCTTATTTATTTCATCTCCGGCGCTGCAGCAGCAAATCAACCGTTTGGAATCAGAAATTGGTTTCAAGCTTTTTGAAAGAGGAGCCGCCGGCATTCGCCTGACCCCGGCAGGGGAAACCTTTCTGGACGGCGTCATCAAGCTCCGGTCTGACACGGAATCCCTGCTTGCCCGCTGTCGGGAAACCGACTCCCTGAACAAGTCACTGCGGGTGGGTGCCATTCTTGGCCTTCAGCCCGATCTGTTCCCCCGGGTCAGCGGACCCTTTTACCAGAAGTATCCCCATATTGTCCAGAAACCGGTCATGGAGAGTGAAGAACAGCTTTTCAGTGACCTTGACCGTGGTGCACTGGACGTGATTGAATACTTTGACTGTCCCAGGGCACATGCCGCCGGGCGCAATTTTGAACCGCTGTTCTGGGAAGGCCGCGACTGTATGATGTCCCCCAATCACCCCCTGGCCTCCCATGATATCCTGACCCTGGACGACCTGGCGGGACAGCATATCATTGTCTATCGGTTTGACCGGCTGCCCGGTCTTCGGGAGTATGTGGAAAAATCGTATCCGGACATCCGTATCAGCGAAGATCCCCGCGTGATGGATCTGTACACCGTTGTCCGCTCCTTTGAGGATGGACATATCGGCCTGGTTCCTCCCCATGTGGGCAGCCAGTTCCATCCGCTCCGGACCATTCCGCTGAAAATGGACATGAGCTGGCCCATCGGGCTGGTATACCGGGAGCCCCGCTCCGCCGTTGTCAGTCAGTTCATCGAAGTGGCCAAACAGGTTTTCAGCCAGTACACCAAATAA
- the tatC gene encoding twin-arginine translocase subunit TatC encodes MSKKNSKELRKGDNQTELEETEQQMPDGGGAPLLVHLQALRRVLIVSAAAVAVAFFLVFYLAIETLMAWIIGPIAERGIEIIYTAMSEALVTKFKVAIIAALILASPVIIWQIWSFIKPALFPKEKKAFRILFLIALFLFLLGVVFCYMAVYMLAVDFFLVAGDNLATPMLSIDKYVSFLFGFIVPFGLAFQLPVALYLTTRIGWTNYKMLASKRKFVVLGIFVIAAILTPPDVVSQLALGLPMILLYEIGIQACRLTKPRERE; translated from the coding sequence ATGAGCAAAAAGAATAGCAAAGAGCTTCGGAAGGGAGACAATCAGACGGAGCTGGAAGAAACGGAGCAGCAGATGCCGGACGGCGGCGGAGCGCCGCTGCTGGTTCACCTGCAGGCCCTGCGGCGCGTGCTGATCGTATCCGCCGCGGCAGTGGCTGTTGCGTTTTTCCTGGTGTTCTATCTCGCAATCGAAACGCTGATGGCCTGGATTATTGGACCTATTGCGGAGCGCGGGATTGAAATCATCTACACAGCCATGTCTGAAGCACTGGTGACCAAATTCAAGGTCGCGATTATCGCGGCGTTGATCCTGGCTTCGCCGGTGATCATCTGGCAGATCTGGAGCTTTATCAAACCCGCCCTTTTCCCCAAAGAGAAAAAGGCGTTCCGCATCCTGTTCCTGATTGCCCTGTTCCTGTTCCTGCTGGGCGTGGTCTTCTGCTACATGGCAGTATACATGCTGGCAGTGGATTTCTTCTTGGTGGCGGGCGACAACCTGGCAACACCGATGCTGTCCATCGACAAATACGTCAGCTTCCTGTTCGGCTTTATTGTTCCCTTCGGACTGGCGTTTCAGCTGCCGGTGGCACTGTACCTGACCACCCGGATCGGATGGACCAACTACAAGATGCTGGCTTCCAAACGGAAGTTTGTGGTGCTTGGCATTTTTGTCATTGCCGCCATTCTGACACCTCCGGATGTGGTATCCCAGCTGGCACTGGGACTGCCGATGATCCTGTTGTATGAGATCGGCATCCAGGCCTGCCGCCTGACCAAGCCGAGGGAAAGAGAATAA
- a CDS encoding twin-arginine translocase TatA/TatE family subunit → MRLGTTEIILIVVLALVLFGGGKLAGVGKALGKSIKDFKHEVKEDDDNTSDEDEDEKPAKSTKAKK, encoded by the coding sequence ATGCGTCTGGGAACTACGGAAATCATCTTAATTGTGGTGCTTGCACTGGTACTGTTCGGCGGCGGCAAACTGGCCGGCGTTGGCAAAGCCCTGGGAAAGAGCATCAAGGACTTCAAGCATGAAGTGAAGGAAGATGACGACAACACATCCGATGAGGATGAGGACGAAAAGCCCGCCAAGAGCACCAAAGCAAAGAAGTAA